A portion of the Parasedimentitalea marina genome contains these proteins:
- the ychF gene encoding redox-regulated ATPase YchF, which yields MGFKMGIVGLPNVGKSTLFNALTKTASAQAANFPFCTIEPNVGEVGVPDSRLDKLAAIAGSKQIIPTRMTFVDIAGLVKGASKGEGLGNQFLANIRETDSIAHVLRCFEDGDVTHVEDRVDPVADAETIETELMLSDLESVEKRRTNLVRKLKGNDKEAQQQDRLLAAAQAMLEDGKPARLVEVDDEDLKAWKLLQLLTSKPVLYVCNVGEEESVDGNAHSAKVAEMAAAQGNSHVIISAQIEEEISQLDAGEAEMFLGEMGLAEAGLDRLIRAGYELLHLETYFTVGPKEARAWTIRNGTSAPQAAGVIHGDFEKGFIRAETIAYDDFIAANGEQGAKEAGKMRAEGKSYIVQDGDVMHFLFNN from the coding sequence ATGGGCTTTAAAATGGGGATCGTGGGTCTTCCGAACGTCGGCAAGTCCACATTGTTCAACGCATTGACCAAAACCGCTTCGGCACAGGCGGCCAACTTTCCGTTTTGCACCATCGAGCCCAACGTGGGCGAGGTCGGCGTACCCGATTCGCGATTGGACAAACTGGCGGCTATTGCTGGCTCCAAACAGATCATCCCCACCCGGATGACCTTTGTGGATATTGCTGGTTTGGTCAAAGGTGCGTCCAAAGGCGAAGGCCTGGGCAACCAGTTTCTTGCCAACATCCGCGAGACTGATTCTATCGCCCATGTGCTGCGCTGTTTTGAAGACGGCGATGTCACCCATGTCGAGGATCGCGTCGATCCGGTGGCTGATGCTGAAACCATCGAAACCGAGCTGATGCTGTCAGATTTGGAAAGCGTCGAAAAGCGCCGTACCAATCTGGTGCGCAAGCTAAAGGGCAACGACAAAGAGGCCCAACAGCAGGACCGTCTGCTGGCCGCCGCCCAAGCGATGCTGGAAGACGGTAAGCCTGCCCGCTTGGTCGAAGTTGACGACGAGGATCTGAAAGCCTGGAAACTGCTGCAATTGCTGACCAGCAAGCCGGTTCTCTATGTCTGCAACGTCGGCGAAGAAGAATCTGTCGATGGCAACGCCCACTCTGCCAAGGTCGCCGAAATGGCCGCTGCACAGGGCAACAGCCACGTCATTATCTCGGCCCAGATCGAAGAAGAGATCTCGCAACTGGACGCCGGAGAAGCCGAAATGTTCCTTGGCGAAATGGGTCTGGCCGAAGCCGGTTTGGACCGTTTGATTCGCGCTGGCTACGAATTGCTGCATCTGGAAACCTATTTCACCGTTGGCCCCAAAGAGGCCCGCGCCTGGACAATTCGCAATGGCACCAGCGCACCACAGGCTGCCGGCGTCATCCACGGTGATTTTGAAAAAGGCTTCATCCGCGCTGAAACCATCGCCTATGATGACTTTATCGCTGCCAACGGCGAACAAGGTGCCAAAGAGGCCGGCAAAATGCGCGCCGAGGGTAAGTCATACATAGTGCAGGACGGCGACGTCATGCATTTCTTGTTTAACAACTGA
- a CDS encoding nucleoside hydrolase, whose protein sequence is MAVKMIIDTDPGIDDAMAIFYAAAASDIDLLGLTTVFGNVTTDIATRNALRLLEAADLELPVAHGAEAPLELPPFTPSAHVHGDEGFGDIPAVTPKGQPVDEDAADFLCRMAREHKGELVLCPIGPLTNIALAIQRDPEFAQNVARIVIMGGSLNEGGNITPHAEANIYHDPHSADVVFASGAKVVMVGLDVTHRILCTKADFTAIAAQAPELGGMLQEMSVFYLKFYETVGKFDGCSLHDPAAVIACTHPELFETQPVPMRVSCEGETSGATLADPDSQRTPVDVCIGVQSDAVKTLFFKRLSLLP, encoded by the coding sequence ATGGCCGTCAAAATGATCATCGACACTGATCCGGGGATCGACGATGCCATGGCGATTTTCTACGCTGCAGCTGCATCGGACATTGATCTGCTGGGGCTGACCACTGTGTTTGGCAATGTCACCACCGACATTGCCACCCGCAACGCCCTTCGGTTGTTAGAAGCCGCCGACTTGGAACTTCCCGTGGCGCATGGTGCCGAGGCTCCGTTGGAATTGCCGCCCTTTACGCCGTCAGCCCATGTTCACGGGGATGAAGGGTTCGGTGACATTCCTGCGGTCACCCCCAAGGGGCAACCAGTCGACGAAGACGCCGCCGATTTCCTGTGCCGCATGGCCCGCGAGCATAAGGGCGAGCTGGTGCTTTGCCCGATTGGGCCGCTGACAAATATCGCGCTGGCCATCCAACGCGACCCCGAATTTGCCCAGAACGTCGCCCGCATCGTGATCATGGGTGGATCGCTGAACGAGGGCGGCAACATCACGCCACATGCCGAGGCCAACATCTATCACGACCCCCACTCCGCCGATGTGGTCTTTGCATCAGGTGCCAAGGTGGTGATGGTTGGTCTGGACGTCACACACCGCATCTTGTGCACCAAGGCAGATTTCACCGCCATCGCAGCCCAGGCCCCAGAACTGGGCGGCATGCTGCAAGAGATGTCGGTGTTTTACCTGAAGTTTTACGAGACCGTCGGCAAGTTTGACGGCTGTTCACTCCATGATCCGGCTGCCGTGATTGCCTGCACCCACCCCGAGCTTTTTGAGACCCAGCCAGTGCCCATGAGGGTCTCCTGCGAGGGCGAAACCTCGGGCGCGACGCTGGCCGATCCTGACAGCCAGCGCACACCGGTTGATGTTTGCATTGGGGTACAATCCGACGCAGTGAAGACTCTGTTTTTCAAACGATTGTCATTGCTACCGTGA
- a CDS encoding cytochrome b561 domain-containing protein, giving the protein MNTEIPTEFTVWFLERTFAIHWNYHALLMFTCWFVLVPFGVISIRYFKTKPKPMGLPRGISKFDPLFIWWGMHIWTLYSAITLSILGLLLAVVASGGFSGSLHAWFGGLTVLFGTLQIFVAGQRGTHGGHNHLSTDPKDPSTWRGDHFDMTRRRRWFEAYHKPGGYFALFLATGAVTTGLMQYWMATLAIVMLLMLVGVFVLVVVLEGLGQRHDTYKAVFGSDPNHPGNQGQ; this is encoded by the coding sequence ATGAACACAGAAATCCCGACCGAATTCACCGTCTGGTTTCTTGAGCGAACCTTTGCCATCCACTGGAACTACCACGCGCTGCTGATGTTCACCTGCTGGTTTGTACTGGTGCCATTTGGGGTGATCTCTATCCGGTACTTCAAGACCAAGCCCAAGCCGATGGGTCTGCCACGCGGGATAAGCAAGTTTGATCCGCTGTTTATCTGGTGGGGCATGCATATCTGGACACTCTATAGCGCCATAACTCTGTCGATCCTGGGGCTACTGCTTGCGGTTGTCGCAAGCGGAGGTTTTAGCGGCTCGCTGCACGCCTGGTTTGGCGGTTTGACAGTGCTGTTCGGAACCTTGCAGATTTTTGTTGCCGGGCAGCGCGGCACCCATGGTGGTCACAACCACCTCAGCACGGACCCCAAGGACCCCTCGACCTGGCGTGGCGATCATTTCGACATGACCCGGCGGCGCCGCTGGTTCGAGGCCTATCATAAGCCGGGTGGCTATTTTGCGCTGTTTCTGGCGACCGGCGCGGTAACCACCGGTCTGATGCAATACTGGATGGCGACATTGGCCATTGTCATGCTGTTGATGCTGGTGGGCGTCTTTGTACTGGTTGTGGTGCTAGAGGGGCTGGGCCAACGGCACGACACCTACAAAGCCGTGTTCGGAAGTGATCCAAACCACCCGGGCAACCAGGGTCAGTGA
- a CDS encoding hydroxyacid dehydrogenase, protein MKKVTVIGKLHQAGLDILFGHGGLEIEQFADPNVAFTRASITGADGLLVRTGNLTEDDIAGADNLQVVSRHGVGCDNVPVAALSARGIPVTIVGAVNAISVAEQTLAMMLHLAKRVPEYDQAVRSGAWELRNSLRTSELADKTLLLLGLGRIGGEVAKRAAAFDMTILVYDPYLSAEAIAKVGATKVENWQDVLPNVDILSIHLPLNDATRNIINAKVLAAMQPHAVILNAARGGLIDEAALYHELSGRMASGGAGIDAFENEPPAVDNPLFLLPNVLLSPHSAAMTEESARKMGVVSAENVIAGLEGTLDPDLIFNRQAIEDGMIS, encoded by the coding sequence ATGAAAAAAGTAACGGTTATCGGCAAGCTGCATCAGGCCGGATTGGACATTCTGTTTGGCCATGGCGGGCTAGAGATAGAACAGTTCGCTGATCCGAATGTCGCCTTCACCAGAGCGTCCATTACCGGAGCTGACGGGTTGCTTGTCCGCACCGGGAACCTGACCGAAGACGATATTGCAGGGGCCGACAACCTGCAGGTTGTCTCGCGCCATGGAGTTGGTTGTGACAACGTCCCGGTTGCGGCTCTGTCGGCGCGCGGCATTCCGGTGACCATTGTTGGTGCCGTCAACGCGATTTCCGTTGCCGAGCAGACATTGGCCATGATGTTGCACCTGGCCAAGCGGGTCCCTGAATACGATCAAGCGGTGCGCAGTGGCGCGTGGGAGTTGCGAAACTCTCTGCGCACCTCGGAACTTGCTGACAAAACCCTGCTTTTGCTGGGGTTGGGCCGTATCGGTGGCGAGGTGGCAAAACGTGCAGCCGCCTTTGACATGACTATTCTGGTCTATGATCCCTATTTGTCGGCCGAGGCCATCGCCAAAGTCGGCGCCACCAAAGTTGAGAACTGGCAGGATGTGCTGCCAAATGTCGACATTCTGAGCATTCACCTGCCGCTAAACGACGCCACCCGCAACATCATCAATGCAAAGGTACTGGCTGCGATGCAGCCACATGCGGTTATTCTGAATGCGGCGCGTGGTGGGCTGATCGACGAGGCGGCGCTGTACCATGAGTTGAGCGGGCGAATGGCATCCGGAGGGGCAGGGATTGATGCATTCGAGAACGAACCTCCCGCCGTGGATAACCCACTGTTCTTACTGCCGAACGTGTTGCTTAGCCCCCACAGTGCTGCCATGACCGAGGAATCCGCCCGAAAAATGGGCGTGGTGTCTGCAGAAAATGTCATTGCCGGGCTTGAGGGCACCTTGGACCCTGATTTGATTTTCAATCGCCAGGCGATTGAAGACGGGATGATCTCATGA
- a CDS encoding LVIVD repeat-containing protein — translation MANRDVLTPDYARNMRILGHCDQGGRGDGVQVMVSGGYAYVGHLFSNGWSVIDVRDPRKPTFVKHYPQPGATWSQHLQTHGDLLLVVNMKDMLRDDGVETGDYYKGSIGDKIDTSGGDQSYSAGMRVYDIKDRANPVEIGFMPLEGLGLHRIWYTGGQWAYVSALPPGFTDDIFIIVDMSDPTNPKPVSKLWIPGMNAEAGEVPDWDPKHRYALHHAIIKGDLACGAWRDGGLTTMDVSDRHNPKMLSHVNFSPPFAGGTHNALALPDRNLLVVVEEAVFDDLEDGVKRNWVFDITDPANPISISTLPIPDDFDYATKGGQFGPHNIHENRPESFQSSDIIFVTYQNAGLRVYDIRDPFRPKEIAALVPPAPETLMDHRPDRPKIVDTTDVFVDENGLIYITDFNAGLYILEMDEGLLD, via the coding sequence ATGGCAAACCGTGATGTTCTGACACCGGATTATGCGCGCAATATGCGGATCCTTGGTCATTGCGACCAGGGTGGTCGCGGCGATGGGGTGCAGGTTATGGTCTCGGGCGGCTACGCCTATGTGGGTCATTTGTTTTCCAATGGCTGGTCTGTGATCGACGTGCGCGATCCGCGCAAACCGACCTTTGTGAAACACTACCCCCAGCCGGGCGCCACCTGGAGCCAGCATCTGCAAACCCACGGTGACCTGCTGCTAGTCGTCAACATGAAGGACATGTTGCGCGACGACGGGGTCGAGACCGGTGATTATTACAAGGGGTCGATCGGCGACAAAATCGACACGTCGGGTGGTGATCAAAGCTATTCGGCGGGCATGCGTGTTTACGATATCAAAGACCGCGCCAACCCGGTTGAAATCGGTTTTATGCCTCTTGAAGGTTTGGGCCTGCATCGCATCTGGTATACGGGCGGACAATGGGCCTATGTCTCGGCGCTGCCACCGGGGTTCACCGATGATATCTTTATCATCGTGGATATGTCCGACCCGACCAATCCAAAACCGGTCAGTAAGCTGTGGATACCGGGGATGAACGCAGAGGCGGGGGAAGTGCCCGACTGGGATCCCAAGCATCGCTATGCGCTGCACCATGCGATTATCAAGGGTGATCTGGCCTGCGGCGCCTGGCGCGACGGGGGCCTGACAACGATGGATGTCAGCGATCGCCACAATCCCAAAATGCTAAGCCACGTCAATTTCTCGCCCCCCTTTGCGGGCGGTACGCACAATGCCCTGGCTTTGCCGGATCGCAACCTTCTGGTGGTGGTGGAAGAGGCGGTGTTTGATGATCTGGAGGACGGCGTTAAGCGGAACTGGGTTTTTGACATCACCGACCCGGCCAATCCGATCAGCATCTCAACGCTGCCAATTCCGGATGACTTTGACTACGCGACCAAAGGGGGTCAGTTTGGTCCCCACAACATTCACGAAAACCGCCCCGAAAGTTTCCAAAGCTCGGACATCATATTTGTCACCTACCAGAATGCCGGCCTGCGGGTGTACGACATCCGTGATCCGTTCCGCCCCAAAGAAATTGCGGCCCTGGTGCCACCGGCGCCTGAGACATTGATGGACCATCGGCCCGACAGGCCGAAAATCGTTGATACCACGGATGTGTTCGTCGACGAGAACGGGTTGATCTACATCACCGACTTTAACGCTGGGCTTTACATTCTGGAGATGGACGAAGGTTTGTTGGACTAG
- a CDS encoding HpcH/HpaI aldolase family protein: MTNEFNNPVRQKLKDGKKTVGAFLQVPHSIPAEIFAMAGFDWLIVDMEHAPGDYGDLLTQLQAIKGTGTVPFVRPPWNDDVAIKKILDSGAQGVLVPYVNTGAEAASAVAACRYPPVGVRGVSGSNRAAGFGNNIKNYLEVANREIVVIIAIETQEAIDNLDDILAVEGLDGVFIGPMDLATNLGHIGNPSHPEVLKAFSEIEAKVLGSDKFLGTLTTTWERTQECYDKGYQWLIVMQDVSALVKAANAMTAQFRDAYGDG, encoded by the coding sequence GAAGGACGGGAAAAAGACTGTCGGGGCCTTTCTGCAGGTCCCGCACAGTATTCCGGCCGAAATCTTTGCCATGGCTGGGTTTGACTGGCTGATTGTCGATATGGAGCATGCCCCCGGTGATTACGGTGATCTGTTGACGCAGTTGCAGGCCATCAAGGGTACCGGGACTGTTCCGTTCGTGCGCCCACCATGGAATGACGATGTTGCAATCAAGAAGATCCTGGACAGCGGCGCGCAGGGTGTTCTGGTGCCTTATGTAAATACCGGAGCCGAGGCCGCCTCTGCGGTGGCCGCCTGCCGTTATCCACCGGTTGGGGTTCGCGGTGTCTCGGGCAGCAACCGCGCTGCTGGGTTTGGTAATAACATCAAAAACTATCTAGAGGTCGCCAATCGCGAGATTGTGGTGATCATTGCTATCGAAACCCAAGAGGCGATCGACAATCTTGACGATATTCTCGCCGTTGAGGGCCTGGATGGTGTCTTTATCGGACCCATGGATCTGGCAACCAACCTGGGCCACATTGGCAATCCCAGTCACCCCGAGGTGCTCAAGGCCTTTTCCGAGATCGAGGCCAAAGTGCTGGGTTCGGACAAATTTCTGGGCACTCTGACGACAACTTGGGAACGGACACAAGAGTGTTACGACAAGGGGTACCAGTGGCTGATTGTCATGCAGGATGTCTCGGCTTTGGTGAAGGCCGCCAATGCCATGACCGCTCAGTTTCGTGACGCATATGGAGATGGATAA